CCCCGGCCTCATCGGCTGGGAATATCACGGCCAGGCAGCCGACATACCCGGCCTGGAAGTCGTGGCCGCCGGCACGGCCTGGCAAAGCGGCGTGAACCCGCAAAAATGGGTCGCCACGATTTACCCCGGCCCCAAAGGCAATTTCGTGTTCAACGGTTCGACGATTTTTTGGGCCCAAGGCCTCTCGTCGCCGCCAGGACACACGCTTCCCTGGTCGCACTGGTCGCGGCCGCACGGGCCCGATGCCCGCGTCCAGCGCATTACTCGCAACCTGCTCGAGCGAGCGATTGGCGGCAAGTGATTAGCCATGCGTCTCCACCAGCCGTCTGGGTTGGCCCTGCTCTGGGACGACAGCGATGGTCGGAGTAGGATGTTGTAGAGGATGGTTTAGCCCGGACTTGAGCCGTTTGCTCGAACGAAACGTTTAATCGAGGATCGGATGACGACGATTTCCATTCAAGAAGCCCAAGCCAAGCTGCCGGAGTTGATCCACCGGATGTTGCCGGGCGATGAATTGTTGATTACGGAGAACAATCAGCCCATTGCTCGCCTGGTTCCGGCCACGGCAGTTCGGCCACAGCGGAAGCTCGGAACCATGCGCGGCACCGTGCTGTTCACAGCTCCGGACTTTGATGCGCCGTTGGAGGACTTCAAGGAATACATGCAGTGAAGCTGCTGCTGGATTCCCACACGTTGCTTTGGGCGGTCGATG
This portion of the Pirellulales bacterium genome encodes:
- a CDS encoding type II toxin-antitoxin system prevent-host-death family antitoxin, encoding MTTISIQEAQAKLPELIHRMLPGDELLITENNQPIARLVPATAVRPQRKLGTMRGTVLFTAPDFDAPLEDFKEYMQ